The following coding sequences lie in one Flavobacterium sp. 20NA77.7 genomic window:
- a CDS encoding c-type cytochrome, with amino-acid sequence MQVKYLVASLALVVTIGCATKQQVTEVPKQQSIQVAGIPLSEGQYLYESKCGSCHELHSPSKFKTEEWKPILLDMQKKAKITDAQREQIFEYLIK; translated from the coding sequence ATGCAAGTAAAGTATTTAGTAGCCAGTTTAGCCTTAGTAGTAACAATAGGTTGTGCCACAAAACAACAAGTGACAGAAGTCCCTAAACAACAATCGATTCAAGTTGCGGGAATACCTTTGAGTGAAGGTCAATATTTATATGAGTCAAAATGTGGAAGCTGTCATGAATTACACAGTCCTTCAAAATTTAAGACTGAAGAATGGAAGCCTATACTTTTAGATATGCAAAAGAAAGCAAAAATTACTGACGCACAACGAGAGCAAATTTTTGAGTATTTAATAAAATAA
- a CDS encoding nucleoside triphosphate pyrophosphohydrolase family protein, which translates to MQKQLDAVTLFHTSFGLGVSSEIKGTLGEGKNLLRYNLMKEENEEYLEAVQNNDVVEIADALGDMLYILCGTILEHGLQHKIEEVFDEIQRSNMSKLGADGKPIYREDGKVMKGPNYFKPNFEEILK; encoded by the coding sequence ATGCAAAAACAATTAGACGCAGTTACGTTATTTCATACATCATTTGGATTAGGAGTGAGTTCTGAAATAAAAGGAACATTAGGAGAGGGTAAAAATCTCTTACGTTATAACTTAATGAAAGAAGAAAATGAGGAATATTTAGAGGCAGTTCAAAATAATGATGTGGTTGAAATTGCTGATGCTTTAGGTGATATGTTGTATATTTTGTGTGGCACTATTTTAGAACATGGATTACAACATAAAATTGAAGAAGTGTTTGATGAAATTCAGCGTAGTAATATGAGTAAACTAGGCGCAGATGGAAAACCTATTTATCGTGAAGATGGTAAAGTAATGAAAGGACCTAATTATTTTAAACCTAACTTTGAAGAAATACTAAAATAA
- a CDS encoding branched-chain amino acid aminotransferase, whose amino-acid sequence MNTISDIKITQSLTSKINEVDFENLTFGSIFTDHMLICDFKNGAWQQPEIKPYEPFLIDPSAKVFHYGQAIFEGMKAYKDAANDVWLFRPDQNFERFNKSATRLAMPEVPEFVFIDGLKTLINLDKAWVKHENGSSLYIRPFMIATGSGVIAQPSTQYRFMIILSPAKSYYSGEVKVIIAEHYSRAANGGIGAAKAAGNYSAQFYPTKLANDEGFQQIIWTDDATHTKLEEAGTMNVFFRINDTLLTAPTSERILDGVTRKSVIDLAKRENIEVEVRSVLVEELVHAAKEGSLKEIFGAGTAAVINPIAGFSYQGTYYELPKLETSFAQDIKTKLTAIQTKDAEDTFGWTVKV is encoded by the coding sequence ATGAACACCATAAGCGACATTAAAATTACACAAAGTCTAACTTCTAAAATAAATGAAGTAGATTTTGAAAACCTAACTTTCGGTTCTATTTTTACAGACCATATGCTCATCTGCGATTTTAAAAATGGCGCTTGGCAACAACCTGAAATTAAACCCTACGAACCTTTCTTAATAGATCCTTCTGCAAAAGTATTTCATTACGGACAAGCTATTTTTGAAGGCATGAAAGCCTATAAAGACGCAGCAAATGACGTTTGGTTATTTAGACCTGATCAAAATTTTGAACGTTTTAACAAAAGTGCTACACGATTAGCAATGCCAGAAGTTCCTGAGTTTGTATTTATAGACGGATTAAAAACTTTAATAAATTTAGATAAGGCTTGGGTTAAACATGAAAACGGAAGTTCGTTATACATAAGACCGTTTATGATTGCTACAGGAAGCGGTGTCATTGCACAACCTTCCACCCAATACAGGTTTATGATTATTTTATCGCCTGCTAAGTCTTATTATTCGGGAGAAGTTAAAGTAATTATTGCCGAACATTATAGTAGAGCAGCTAATGGAGGAATTGGAGCTGCAAAAGCGGCTGGAAATTATTCTGCACAATTTTATCCAACTAAATTAGCAAATGATGAAGGGTTTCAACAAATCATTTGGACCGACGATGCCACGCATACGAAATTAGAAGAGGCAGGTACCATGAATGTGTTTTTTAGAATTAATGACACGTTACTTACTGCACCTACTAGCGAACGTATTCTTGATGGTGTAACTAGAAAATCTGTGATTGATTTAGCAAAAAGGGAAAATATTGAAGTAGAAGTACGTTCGGTACTTGTGGAAGAATTGGTACATGCAGCTAAAGAGGGATCGCTAAAGGAAATATTCGGAGCAGGAACCGCAGCAGTCATTAATCCCATTGCTGGTTTTTCGTACCAAGGCACCTATTATGAACTGCCAAAATTAGAAACCTCTTTTGCACAAGACATAAAAACTAAATTAACAGCCATACAAACTAAAGACGCCGAAGATACTTTTGGCTGGACTGTTAAAGTATAA
- a CDS encoding DUF4920 domain-containing protein, with product MKKRLLLATLLVAIGACNSKKNTNTETKSYAVFGDSIQAEKALTAETMLAKYKTLQKGDTLSIKFTTTINEICQNKGCWMTLDLGNKEHAFVKFKDYGFFVPMNAQKREVVVEGKAFIEETPVAELKHYAEDEGKSKVAIDSIVAPKIEYKFLAHGVLIAK from the coding sequence ATGAAAAAAAGACTTCTACTGGCTACTTTACTTGTAGCAATTGGCGCATGTAATTCAAAAAAAAATACCAACACAGAAACTAAATCGTATGCTGTATTTGGTGATAGTATTCAAGCCGAAAAAGCTTTAACAGCCGAAACAATGTTGGCAAAATATAAAACCTTACAAAAGGGAGACACACTTTCAATAAAGTTTACTACCACCATTAATGAAATATGTCAAAATAAAGGATGCTGGATGACTTTAGACTTAGGAAATAAAGAACATGCATTTGTGAAATTTAAAGACTATGGCTTTTTTGTACCAATGAATGCGCAAAAAAGAGAAGTTGTTGTAGAAGGAAAAGCATTTATAGAAGAAACTCCTGTTGCCGAATTAAAACATTATGCTGAAGATGAAGGAAAATCTAAAGTCGCTATAGATAGTATTGTGGCTCCTAAAATAGAATATAAGTTTTTAGCACATGGGGTTTTAATTGCAAAGTAA
- a CDS encoding C40 family peptidase has protein sequence MFGICNLAIVPIRAEASDKSEIVSQLLFGDSFSILEQTPKWLKICTAFDQYEGWIDSKQFQPLTEKQYNLLENLPYQLNGELIDFIAYNNNNLIPIPLGSDVRFLANTEINTQNYQFEGTQLNGVKPKSELIKSAFLYLNAPYLWGGKTPFGIDCSGFTQMVYKLNGHKLLRDASQQATQGEALSFIEESEPGDLAFFDNEEGNIIHVGIMMENNYIIHASGKVRIDRIDHLGIYNVDTGRHTHKLRVIKKLI, from the coding sequence ATGTTCGGTATTTGTAATTTAGCTATTGTGCCTATTCGAGCGGAAGCCAGTGATAAAAGTGAGATTGTTTCACAATTACTCTTTGGCGATTCCTTTTCTATTTTGGAACAAACTCCAAAATGGTTAAAAATATGTACGGCTTTTGACCAATATGAAGGTTGGATTGACAGTAAACAATTCCAACCTCTAACCGAAAAACAATATAACCTACTTGAAAACCTACCTTATCAATTAAATGGTGAATTGATTGATTTTATAGCCTATAACAACAACAATCTTATTCCTATTCCACTTGGAAGCGATGTTCGTTTCTTAGCAAATACTGAAATCAATACACAAAATTACCAATTTGAAGGCACTCAGTTAAATGGAGTAAAACCTAAAAGTGAATTAATTAAATCGGCGTTTTTATATTTAAACGCACCTTATTTATGGGGAGGTAAAACGCCTTTTGGTATTGACTGCTCAGGCTTTACCCAAATGGTTTATAAACTCAATGGACACAAACTTTTAAGAGACGCTTCTCAGCAAGCCACACAAGGAGAAGCGCTAAGTTTTATTGAAGAAAGTGAACCGGGTGATTTGGCATTTTTTGATAATGAAGAAGGTAATATTATCCATGTAGGCATCATGATGGAAAATAACTACATCATTCATGCTTCAGGCAAAGTTCGTATTGATAGAATAGACCATTTAGGCATTTACAATGTAGACACCGGTCGTCATACACATAAATTGAGAGTAATTAAGAAATTGATTTAA
- a CDS encoding acetyl-CoA C-acyltransferase, producing MSKKVVIVSAVRTPIGSFMGALSSVPATKLGAAAIKGALHKINLDPALVDEVLMGNVVQAGNGQAPARQAALFAGLSNEVACTTINKVCASGMKAVMQGAQAILAGDAQIVVAGGMENMSLIPHYVHLRNGVKFGPTSLIDGMQKDGLTDAYDNNAMGVCADLCATEYNITREDQDNFAIQSYHRAAAAWEAGKFNTEIVPVEVPQRKGEPILVTKDEEFTNVKLDKIPALAPVFTKEGTVTAANASTINDGAAALVLMSEEKANELGLTPLAYIKSYADAAQEPKWFTTAPAKALPKALDKAGLAISDIDFFEFNEAFSVVGLANAKILGLSNDKINVNGGAVSLGHPLGCSGARIIVTLLHVLQQNNAKLGAAAICNGGGGASAIVIEKA from the coding sequence ATGAGCAAAAAAGTAGTTATTGTATCGGCTGTTAGAACACCTATTGGAAGTTTTATGGGCGCTTTATCAAGTGTGCCTGCCACAAAATTAGGAGCAGCAGCTATTAAAGGTGCTTTACATAAAATAAATTTAGATCCTGCATTAGTTGACGAAGTATTAATGGGAAATGTTGTTCAGGCAGGTAATGGACAAGCACCTGCACGTCAAGCGGCATTATTTGCTGGTCTTTCAAATGAAGTAGCTTGTACTACGATAAATAAAGTATGTGCTAGCGGAATGAAAGCTGTCATGCAAGGCGCACAAGCTATTTTAGCTGGCGACGCACAAATTGTAGTGGCGGGCGGTATGGAGAACATGAGTTTAATTCCACACTACGTACATTTAAGAAATGGAGTGAAATTTGGACCAACATCGCTAATTGATGGTATGCAAAAAGATGGTTTAACCGATGCGTATGACAACAATGCAATGGGAGTATGTGCTGATTTATGTGCAACAGAATATAATATCACAAGAGAAGACCAAGATAATTTTGCTATTCAATCTTATCACCGTGCTGCTGCTGCATGGGAAGCTGGTAAATTTAATACAGAGATTGTTCCAGTGGAAGTACCTCAAAGAAAAGGAGAGCCGATTCTTGTTACCAAAGATGAAGAATTCACTAATGTAAAATTAGATAAAATTCCTGCTTTAGCACCTGTTTTTACTAAAGAAGGAACCGTAACGGCTGCAAATGCTTCAACTATTAATGATGGTGCCGCTGCATTAGTATTAATGAGTGAAGAAAAAGCAAATGAATTAGGTCTTACACCATTAGCCTACATAAAATCTTATGCCGATGCTGCACAAGAGCCAAAATGGTTTACTACAGCCCCAGCTAAAGCACTTCCAAAGGCTTTAGACAAAGCTGGCTTAGCTATTTCTGATATTGATTTCTTCGAATTTAACGAAGCATTTTCTGTAGTAGGATTAGCCAATGCAAAAATTTTAGGTCTTTCTAATGACAAAATAAATGTAAATGGAGGAGCAGTTTCTTTAGGTCATCCTCTAGGCTGTTCTGGTGCTAGAATTATTGTAACCTTACTTCACGTATTGCAACAAAACAACGCCAAATTAGGCGCAGCAGCAATTTGCAATGGTGGTGGTGGTGCCTCTGCAATTGTTATTGAAAAAGCTTAA
- a CDS encoding glycoside hydrolase family 53 protein, producing the protein MSFLPLIESENGLYKNNNQIQDPLLTLKNSGCNTIRLRLWHTPSDLHSGLAEVKTLSNRCRQLGLKIWLTVHYSDTWADPSAQTKPASWQNMNFTNLRNAVSAYTSQIMDEINPDIIQIGNETNDGMLWPEGKISSNETQYLELVNTAITSVRQKSNTTKIMLHYAGLTGADYFFNKVNNLNYDYIGLSYYPIWHGQSLDNLQTTINQLGQTYNKKVLIAETAYPFTLNYNDYTNNIVGLQNQLINAYPATEIGQKDFLTAIHNIMKQSSNGLGYCYWGAEWIAFRGPTATNGSSWENQALWDFNSNALPVLSVFNLN; encoded by the coding sequence ATGTCATTTTTACCATTAATTGAAAGTGAAAATGGGCTATATAAAAACAATAATCAAATACAAGACCCACTACTTACACTTAAAAATTCAGGATGTAATACAATTAGATTACGCCTTTGGCACACTCCTTCCGACTTACATTCTGGATTAGCAGAAGTAAAAACGCTAAGTAATCGATGTAGACAATTAGGACTAAAAATATGGCTAACTGTTCATTATTCCGACACATGGGCAGATCCTAGTGCGCAAACCAAGCCAGCAAGTTGGCAAAATATGAATTTCACTAATTTACGTAATGCCGTTTCTGCCTACACTTCTCAAATCATGGATGAAATTAATCCCGATATTATCCAAATTGGTAACGAAACAAATGATGGAATGCTTTGGCCTGAAGGAAAAATATCAAGTAACGAAACGCAATACTTAGAATTAGTAAATACTGCCATTACTAGTGTAAGGCAAAAATCTAATACAACTAAAATCATGTTGCATTATGCAGGGCTTACCGGAGCTGATTATTTTTTCAATAAAGTTAATAATCTTAATTACGATTACATAGGACTCTCCTATTACCCTATTTGGCACGGCCAAAGTTTAGATAATCTACAAACCACAATCAATCAATTAGGACAAACATATAATAAAAAAGTACTGATTGCAGAAACAGCTTACCCATTTACACTGAATTATAATGACTATACAAATAATATTGTAGGTCTTCAAAATCAATTAATTAACGCCTATCCAGCGACTGAAATAGGTCAAAAAGATTTTTTAACGGCTATTCACAACATCATGAAACAAAGTTCAAATGGTTTGGGATATTGCTATTGGGGAGCAGAGTGGATTGCATTCAGAGGACCTACTGCCACAAATGGTTCTTCTTGGGAAAACCAAGCATTATGGGACTTTAATTCCAATGCTCTTCCTGTACTCTCTGTATTTAACTTGAATTAA
- a CDS encoding YceI family protein — MRNLKSIALALVALVTFSATAQTKKINVSKSTINWTGKKVTGEHSGTIDFKEGNLTFKNGYLKGGSFTVDMTTINTTDLKGEWKEKLDGHLKAEDFFGVDKFKTATLVFKNISTKNKTNYTVTADLTIKGITKPVTFDIVINGNTASTVVKIDRTKYDIKYGSGSFFTDLGDKTINDEFELKINLAW; from the coding sequence ATGAGAAATTTAAAATCAATTGCATTAGCACTTGTAGCTTTAGTGACTTTTTCAGCTACAGCACAAACAAAAAAAATCAATGTTTCTAAAAGTACAATCAACTGGACAGGTAAAAAAGTAACTGGTGAACATTCAGGAACTATTGATTTCAAAGAAGGAAACTTAACATTCAAAAATGGTTACTTAAAAGGCGGTTCGTTCACAGTTGACATGACAACTATTAATACAACTGATTTAAAAGGAGAATGGAAAGAAAAATTAGACGGACATTTAAAAGCTGAAGATTTCTTTGGTGTTGATAAATTCAAAACTGCTACTTTAGTATTCAAAAACATCAGCACAAAAAACAAAACTAACTACACAGTAACGGCAGATTTAACTATCAAAGGCATTACTAAACCAGTTACTTTTGACATTGTTATCAATGGTAATACTGCATCTACTGTAGTTAAAATTGACCGTACAAAATATGACATTAAATATGGTTCAGGTAGTTTTTTCACTGATTTAGGAGACAAGACTATTAATGACGAATTTGAATTAAAAATTAATTTGGCTTGGTAA
- a CDS encoding NAD(P)H-dependent oxidoreductase has product MSTFIEHQNWRYATKKFDTSKKVSNSDLQTLKKAIQLAASAYGLQPYKVLIVENPELRTQLQTASWGQSQIVEASHLLVFANISKIDEAYIDAFFENTANTRNIPIEALDGYKTFMKNAILNMPEDQMNIWTSKQTYLALGNLLCAAAELKIDVTPMEGFEAQKYNDILGLSAKGLNASLVATIGYRHEEDQLQHLAKVRKPETELFETI; this is encoded by the coding sequence ATGAGCACATTTATCGAACATCAAAATTGGCGTTATGCCACAAAAAAATTTGACACTTCTAAAAAAGTATCCAATTCAGACTTACAAACCTTAAAAAAAGCAATTCAATTAGCGGCTTCTGCTTATGGTTTACAACCTTATAAAGTACTGATTGTTGAAAATCCAGAACTAAGAACACAATTACAAACAGCTTCTTGGGGGCAATCTCAAATTGTAGAAGCTTCGCATTTATTAGTTTTTGCCAATATATCAAAAATCGACGAAGCTTATATTGATGCTTTTTTTGAAAATACAGCAAACACAAGAAATATTCCTATTGAAGCTTTAGACGGATACAAAACATTTATGAAAAATGCAATTTTAAACATGCCTGAAGATCAAATGAATATTTGGACTTCCAAACAAACCTATCTTGCATTAGGAAACTTATTATGTGCCGCAGCAGAATTAAAAATTGATGTTACACCAATGGAAGGATTTGAAGCTCAAAAATACAATGACATTCTTGGTTTATCTGCTAAAGGATTAAATGCGTCATTAGTAGCAACAATTGGCTACAGACATGAAGAAGATCAATTACAGCATTTAGCAAAAGTAAGAAAACCAGAAACCGAATTATTTGAAACAATTTAA
- a CDS encoding MarR family winged helix-turn-helix transcriptional regulator has translation MKIEEIIKSNSEIPLEKKTILNLIYTQHVVYDKFSELLKKHDLSSEQYNVLRIVRGQKGKPANMCVIQERMIAKTSNTTRLVDKLVAKEMVHRNVCPANKRKMEVTITQKGLDILTLLDPIVETFESNLGKKLTLEELTILNTLLEKYRN, from the coding sequence ATGAAAATTGAAGAAATCATCAAATCGAATTCGGAAATTCCATTAGAAAAGAAAACAATTCTAAATCTAATTTACACACAACATGTTGTGTATGATAAATTTAGTGAATTGTTAAAAAAGCATGACTTATCTTCTGAGCAGTACAATGTATTACGAATTGTAAGAGGACAAAAAGGAAAGCCCGCGAATATGTGCGTTATACAAGAACGTATGATTGCCAAAACAAGTAACACCACTCGCCTGGTTGATAAATTAGTTGCTAAAGAAATGGTACATAGAAATGTTTGCCCTGCTAACAAACGAAAAATGGAAGTTACTATTACACAAAAAGGACTTGACATTTTGACACTGCTAGACCCAATTGTAGAAACTTTTGAAAGCAATTTAGGTAAAAAACTAACCCTTGAAGAATTAACTATTTTAAATACATTATTAGAAAAATACAGAAATTAA
- a CDS encoding rhodanese-like domain-containing protein, protein MDVNQKEWWSSYLATEDAVIVDVRTEEECANGTIPGSINLDIYKGQGFIYMLEELNPSKTYFVYCHAGGRSAQACGIMRQLGFEKVYNLVGGISQWEGPVE, encoded by the coding sequence ATGGACGTTAATCAAAAAGAGTGGTGGTCATCTTATTTAGCAACGGAAGATGCTGTTATTGTAGATGTTAGAACAGAAGAAGAATGTGCTAATGGGACTATTCCTGGATCTATAAATTTAGATATTTATAAAGGACAAGGATTTATCTATATGTTAGAAGAACTAAATCCTTCTAAAACTTATTTTGTGTATTGCCATGCGGGCGGAAGAAGTGCACAAGCTTGTGGCATCATGCGTCAGCTAGGATTTGAAAAAGTGTATAATCTAGTTGGAGGCATTTCTCAATGGGAAGGTCCTGTTGAATAA
- a CDS encoding cation:proton antiporter: protein MKNIKHSLFYVFVVGLFSVLIYWTIDNGKSLEKGRYLKTVTSTNSDWQEFIHSLHHNITHPLAILLAQIVTIIFVARLFGWICKKIGQPMVIGEILAGIVLGPSFFGHYFHAYSSLLFPDSSLDNLKFLSQIGLIFFMYVVGMELDLKVLKNKAQEAVVISHASIIIPFTLGLLLAYTIYTQYAPPGVAFLSFGLFLGIAMSITAFPVLARIVQERGLNKTRIGAMVITCAAADDITAWCILAGVIAIVKAGSITSSLYIIVLSFIYVVAMFKLVKPFLKRIGNLFDSQEKITKPVVAIFFLTLLISSYLTEVIGIHALFGAFVAGVIMPENMKFRAIFIEKIEDVSLVVLLPLFFVFTGLRTEIGLLNNIELWKVCGLIIAVAVIGKFLGSTLTAKFVGQNWRDSLTIGALMNTRGLMELVVLNIGYDLGVLTKEVFAMMVIMALATTFMTGPALNLIDFIFKRRKNIVPQEALNNAYKVLLSFENPEEGKTLIKVASNFMSTKEEKQAVTAMYISSTNEINPYKIEEYEKESFKPVLKEAEKTNTKVTTLFKASRDIDADVVDVANKGAFDFVIINIGASIFEGTVLGKILGITSKIINPENLLNTFTGKEKLFESNYFDDKTQAIISKTEAPLGVFVDKNLTKTENISVILFNKEDQFLLEYVKRLKKNSTAKISIFDTYEVMNDNNKVVHENVKVVHSSKLEKDFLKEQDLLILSMDSWKKLIDTRSVWLNNTPSLLIIKP from the coding sequence ATGAAAAATATTAAACACAGCTTATTTTATGTTTTTGTAGTAGGGCTGTTTTCTGTTTTAATTTATTGGACCATTGATAATGGAAAATCATTAGAAAAGGGAAGGTATTTAAAAACAGTGACTTCTACTAATTCAGATTGGCAAGAGTTTATACATTCTTTGCATCATAATATTACACATCCGCTCGCTATTTTATTAGCCCAAATTGTTACTATTATTTTTGTAGCTCGTCTTTTTGGTTGGATATGCAAAAAAATAGGTCAACCTATGGTAATAGGTGAAATTCTTGCAGGGATTGTTTTAGGTCCTTCTTTCTTTGGGCATTATTTTCATGCGTATTCGTCTTTATTGTTTCCAGATTCGTCTCTGGATAATCTGAAATTTTTAAGCCAAATAGGTTTAATATTTTTCATGTATGTTGTGGGTATGGAATTGGATTTAAAAGTATTAAAAAATAAAGCGCAAGAGGCTGTTGTAATCAGTCATGCTAGTATAATTATTCCATTTACCTTAGGTTTATTATTAGCCTACACTATCTATACCCAGTATGCTCCTCCTGGTGTCGCTTTTTTATCCTTTGGATTGTTTTTAGGTATTGCTATGAGTATTACGGCCTTTCCAGTATTGGCGCGTATCGTTCAAGAAAGAGGTTTAAATAAAACACGAATTGGAGCTATGGTAATTACCTGTGCTGCAGCCGATGATATTACAGCTTGGTGTATTTTAGCAGGTGTAATTGCTATTGTAAAAGCAGGGTCAATTACCAGCTCGTTGTATATAATTGTGCTGTCATTTATTTATGTGGTAGCTATGTTCAAGTTGGTCAAGCCTTTCTTAAAACGAATTGGAAATTTATTTGACTCACAAGAAAAAATTACAAAACCGGTTGTAGCAATTTTCTTTTTAACATTATTAATATCATCCTATTTAACTGAAGTTATAGGTATTCATGCCCTTTTTGGTGCTTTTGTAGCGGGTGTAATTATGCCAGAAAACATGAAATTTAGAGCCATCTTTATTGAAAAGATAGAAGATGTATCTTTAGTTGTGTTATTGCCTTTGTTTTTTGTATTTACAGGTTTACGTACAGAAATTGGTCTATTGAATAATATAGAATTATGGAAAGTATGTGGGTTGATTATTGCTGTTGCTGTAATTGGTAAGTTTCTAGGTAGTACATTAACCGCTAAGTTTGTAGGGCAAAATTGGCGCGATAGCTTAACAATAGGGGCTTTAATGAATACAAGAGGTTTAATGGAACTTGTTGTATTAAACATTGGATATGATTTAGGTGTCTTGACTAAGGAAGTATTTGCTATGATGGTTATTATGGCTTTAGCTACCACTTTTATGACGGGTCCAGCCCTGAATTTAATCGATTTTATATTTAAACGCAGAAAAAATATAGTACCACAAGAAGCGTTGAACAATGCGTATAAAGTGCTGCTTTCTTTTGAGAATCCTGAGGAAGGAAAAACGTTAATAAAAGTAGCCTCTAATTTTATGTCTACCAAAGAAGAAAAACAAGCCGTTACTGCCATGTATATTTCTTCTACAAATGAAATCAATCCGTATAAGATTGAAGAGTATGAAAAAGAAAGCTTTAAACCTGTATTAAAGGAAGCAGAAAAAACAAATACTAAAGTAACTACACTTTTCAAAGCGTCAAGAGATATTGATGCCGATGTTGTTGATGTGGCCAATAAAGGAGCTTTTGATTTTGTAATTATTAATATAGGTGCATCTATTTTTGAAGGTACCGTTTTAGGTAAAATTTTAGGTATTACATCTAAGATTATTAATCCTGAAAATTTATTAAATACATTTACAGGAAAAGAAAAATTATTTGAAAGTAATTATTTTGACGATAAAACACAGGCAATCATTTCTAAAACAGAGGCGCCCTTAGGTGTTTTTGTAGACAAAAATCTAACAAAAACTGAAAACATATCGGTTATTTTATTCAATAAAGAAGATCAATTTTTGTTAGAATATGTGAAACGTCTTAAGAAAAATTCGACAGCTAAAATTTCTATTTTTGATACTTATGAAGTAATGAACGATAACAACAAGGTGGTTCATGAGAATGTAAAAGTAGTTCACTCGTCAAAATTAGAAAAAGACTTTTTAAAAGAACAAGACTTGTTGATTTTGAGTATGGACAGTTGGAAAAAACTAATAGATACTCGTAGTGTGTGGTTAAATAATACCCCATCGCTATTAATAATAAAACCTTAA
- a CDS encoding CvfB family protein — MLQIGTYHTLKTARATKVGLFLVNETEEVLLPNKYVPAEYHIGDDLTVFIYLDHEERPVATTLKPYITLNEFAVLKVNYTNSFGAFLDWGLEKDLFVPFKEQARPMEKDKRYVVFLYLDEKTNRLVASSKINQFLEQEEIDLMVNQEVNLMVSHITDAGINVIINGLYKGLAYKNEVYETVSPGYKTKGYIKQIRPDGKIDVSFQKLGFEVIDDSAKHVLQALKDNKGFLKLTDNSHPEEIKTVLKMSKKTFKKAIGSLYKQKQIDLKADGIYLL; from the coding sequence ATGTTGCAAATTGGCACTTATCATACCTTAAAAACTGCGAGAGCAACAAAAGTGGGTCTTTTTTTAGTTAACGAAACGGAAGAAGTATTGTTACCCAATAAATATGTACCAGCTGAATATCATATAGGTGATGATTTAACTGTTTTCATCTATTTAGATCATGAAGAACGTCCCGTTGCTACGACACTTAAGCCTTATATTACACTTAATGAATTTGCTGTATTAAAAGTAAATTATACCAATAGTTTTGGTGCATTTTTAGATTGGGGTTTAGAAAAAGATTTGTTTGTTCCTTTCAAAGAGCAAGCCCGTCCAATGGAAAAAGACAAACGTTATGTGGTGTTTCTTTATTTAGATGAAAAAACAAACCGCTTAGTAGCGTCTAGTAAAATAAATCAGTTTTTAGAGCAAGAAGAAATCGATTTAATGGTTAATCAAGAAGTGAATTTAATGGTTTCACACATCACAGATGCGGGAATTAACGTTATTATTAATGGTTTGTATAAAGGGTTAGCTTATAAAAACGAAGTGTATGAAACTGTTTCACCAGGATATAAAACAAAAGGATATATAAAACAAATTAGACCAGATGGTAAAATTGATGTTTCCTTTCAAAAACTTGGTTTTGAAGTTATAGACGATTCTGCAAAGCACGTTCTACAAGCCTTAAAAGATAATAAAGGTTTTCTAAAATTGACAGATAATAGTCATCCAGAGGAAATAAAAACGGTTTTGAAGATGAGTAAAAAAACCTTCAAAAAAGCTATTGGTAGTTTGTATAAACAAAAACAAATTGATTTAAAAGCAGACGGAATTTATTTACTTTAA